In the genome of Chlamydia trachomatis A/HAR-13, one region contains:
- a CDS encoding FtsW/RodA/SpoVE family cell cycle protein has translation MKKTKYLRQVNLWVFVVIILLMSISVIVISSQDPSSMLVHTSRGLFSAKSKKQLDHFALGWCAYFICLYVDYHQFKRWAWVLYSLILFSLIGLFFVPAVQNVHRWYRIPIINLSVQPSEYAKLVVVIMLSYILEMRKARISSKTTAFVACIIVGIPFLLILKEPDLGTALVLCPIALTIFYLGNIYPPLVKVCSVLVALGMFCSLLIFSGIIPHDKVKPYALKVLKEYQYERLSPSNHHQRASLISIGVGGLKGQGWKSGEFAGRGWLPYGYTDSVFPAIGEEFGLLGLLFVLWLFYNLVCFGCRTVAVAVDDFGRFLAGGVTVHLVMHVLINVSMMSGLLPITGVPLVLISYGGSSVISTMASLGILQSIYSRRFAKY, from the coding sequence ATGAAAAAAACAAAATACTTGCGTCAAGTGAACTTGTGGGTCTTTGTAGTCATCATTCTACTTATGAGCATAAGTGTGATTGTGATCTCTTCTCAAGATCCCTCTTCTATGTTAGTCCACACTTCACGAGGGCTGTTCTCTGCCAAAAGCAAAAAACAGTTGGATCACTTTGCTCTAGGATGGTGTGCCTACTTCATTTGCTTGTATGTAGACTACCATCAATTCAAAAGATGGGCTTGGGTTCTCTATTCTTTGATTCTTTTCAGTCTTATTGGACTATTTTTCGTGCCCGCTGTACAAAATGTACACCGCTGGTACCGCATACCCATTATTAATCTTAGCGTCCAACCTTCGGAATATGCCAAACTTGTCGTTGTCATTATGCTAAGCTATATTCTAGAGATGCGCAAAGCACGGATTTCTTCTAAAACGACAGCATTCGTTGCATGTATTATTGTGGGGATTCCTTTTCTGCTTATCTTGAAAGAACCGGATCTGGGAACAGCCTTGGTGCTATGCCCAATAGCCCTTACCATTTTTTATCTCGGAAATATCTATCCTCCACTAGTCAAAGTCTGTTCTGTGCTTGTCGCTTTGGGCATGTTCTGCTCTCTACTAATCTTCTCTGGGATTATCCCTCATGACAAGGTAAAACCTTACGCTCTTAAAGTATTAAAAGAATATCAGTACGAACGGCTCAGCCCTTCCAACCATCACCAAAGAGCCTCTCTTATTTCCATTGGAGTAGGAGGGCTAAAAGGCCAAGGATGGAAATCTGGCGAATTCGCAGGGAGGGGCTGGCTTCCTTACGGATATACAGACTCTGTGTTCCCTGCTATAGGAGAAGAATTCGGACTATTAGGACTCTTATTCGTATTATGGTTGTTTTACAACTTAGTCTGTTTCGGCTGCCGTACTGTGGCTGTCGCGGTTGATGATTTTGGACGATTTTTAGCTGGAGGAGTGACCGTACACCTGGTCATGCACGTACTTATCAATGTCAGCATGATGAGTGGTCTCCTGCCTATTACCGGAGTCCCCTTGGTGTTAATTTCTTATGGAGGTTCTTCTGTAATTTCTACTATGGCTTCTTTAGGTATTTTACAAAGCATCTACAGTCGACGCTTTGCAAAATACTAA
- the ribD gene encoding bifunctional diaminohydroxyphosphoribosylaminopyrimidine deaminase/5-amino-6-(5-phosphoribosylamino)uracil reductase RibD codes for MEVLSEQQLFFMRKAVALGEKGRIFAPPNPWVGCVIVKNGGVIGEGWHQGIGSPHAEVCAVQDQKCSLEGAEVFVTLEPCCHFGRTPPCVDLLIKSKVAAVYVGLLDPDPRVCKKGVARLQAAGIPVYVGVGSQEAKTSLQPYLYQRERGLPWVVMKTAASLDGQTADRGGSSQWISGELARADVGKLRAESQAIIVGARTVCLDNPRLSARFPHGDLYERQPLRVVVDSRGTVPLESRVFDLSSGSTLFATTQQCPKEYIQKLKDLGVEVWESSSHQVDLKGLLRYLAERGCLQVLVEGGAQLHSAFWQQKLVNAGVIYWGPKFLGDQGQPMLRDLQLSLVTAEHVRITETSLVRDSVKTCFECLEQESVDKKG; via the coding sequence ATGGAAGTTTTGTCTGAGCAACAACTGTTTTTTATGCGCAAAGCCGTTGCCTTAGGAGAAAAGGGAAGGATTTTTGCTCCACCCAATCCTTGGGTGGGATGTGTGATTGTAAAGAATGGTGGTGTGATAGGTGAGGGTTGGCATCAAGGAATCGGTTCTCCTCATGCAGAGGTGTGCGCAGTTCAAGATCAAAAATGTTCTTTAGAAGGAGCTGAGGTGTTTGTCACCCTAGAACCATGTTGTCATTTCGGTAGGACGCCACCTTGCGTGGATCTTTTAATTAAAAGTAAGGTTGCTGCAGTTTATGTTGGCTTACTAGATCCGGATCCGCGTGTTTGTAAAAAAGGCGTAGCCCGTTTGCAAGCAGCAGGGATTCCTGTTTATGTTGGGGTAGGGAGTCAGGAGGCCAAAACTTCTTTGCAACCTTATCTGTATCAACGAGAGCGGGGATTGCCATGGGTAGTGATGAAAACAGCAGCTTCGCTAGATGGTCAGACCGCAGATCGAGGAGGATCATCGCAATGGATTTCAGGAGAATTAGCTCGGGCAGATGTAGGGAAACTTCGTGCAGAGTCTCAGGCTATAATTGTTGGGGCTCGTACCGTTTGTTTAGATAATCCGCGTTTGTCGGCACGGTTCCCTCATGGAGATTTATATGAAAGACAGCCATTAAGAGTAGTGGTAGATAGTCGCGGAACAGTCCCATTAGAATCTAGGGTATTCGATCTCAGCTCAGGGAGTACGCTATTTGCTACGACTCAACAGTGCCCTAAAGAATATATTCAAAAATTGAAAGATTTAGGAGTAGAAGTATGGGAATCTTCTTCTCATCAGGTCGATCTCAAAGGGCTTTTGCGCTATCTGGCAGAGAGAGGGTGTTTACAGGTGCTTGTTGAGGGTGGCGCGCAGCTACACTCCGCTTTCTGGCAACAGAAGCTCGTCAATGCAGGGGTCATTTATTGGGGGCCGAAGTTTTTGGGTGATCAAGGGCAACCTATGTTGCGAGATCTTCAGCTAAGTCTGGTTACAGCAGAACATGTAAGGATTACAGAAACTTCTTTAGTTAGGGATTCTGTAAAGACATGTTTTGAATGTTTGGAGCAAGAGAGTGTAGATAAGAAGGGTTAG
- a CDS encoding bifunctional 3,4-dihydroxy-2-butanone-4-phosphate synthase/GTP cyclohydrolase II, protein MFTCEAGIASVQQAIKDVAEGKFVIVIDAASRENEGDLILAGEKVSTEKMSFLLSHTTGIVCASLSREQAKSLDLPAMVQDNQCAFKTAFTVSVDASSGVTTGVSASDRTRTVQLLADPAATAESFVRPGHVFPLISQPGGAVQRPGHTEAAMDLMRLAGMQPCGIFAELVNPDHSMMRQQQVLAFAEQHDLTVITVDDLITYRYTYDSLVTKISSARLPTKYGDFSIHVYESIIDGTQHFALVKGDIHEQEAVPVRVHSECLTGDILGSCRCDCGAQLDMAMRYIAEEGLGVIVYLRGQEGRGIGFGHKIRAYALQDLGYDTVDANLQLGFPIDAREYGMAAQVLKDLQLTSVRLITHNPRKFFELQRLGIHVLDRIILPVSISTENEGYLRTKKERMGHWLDLPVLDDVEEEYETVERMSCR, encoded by the coding sequence ATGTTTACATGTGAAGCTGGGATAGCGTCGGTACAGCAAGCGATAAAAGATGTCGCTGAAGGGAAATTTGTCATAGTTATTGATGCAGCATCTCGAGAAAACGAAGGAGACTTAATCCTTGCCGGAGAAAAAGTCTCTACAGAGAAAATGAGTTTTCTTTTATCCCACACCACAGGTATTGTCTGTGCCTCGCTCTCTCGAGAGCAGGCAAAATCTTTGGACTTGCCAGCCATGGTTCAAGACAACCAATGTGCGTTTAAAACCGCTTTTACCGTTTCCGTAGATGCTTCTTCAGGAGTGACTACAGGTGTGTCTGCGAGTGATCGCACCAGAACTGTGCAATTGTTAGCTGATCCGGCAGCGACAGCCGAGTCCTTTGTTCGACCAGGGCATGTTTTCCCTTTGATCAGTCAACCTGGCGGTGCAGTTCAACGTCCTGGGCACACCGAAGCTGCTATGGATCTCATGCGGCTTGCAGGTATGCAGCCGTGTGGTATTTTTGCTGAGTTAGTCAATCCAGACCACTCTATGATGCGACAGCAGCAGGTACTCGCTTTTGCTGAGCAACATGATTTAACTGTTATTACTGTGGATGATTTGATTACTTATCGATATACCTATGATTCCCTCGTTACTAAAATCTCATCGGCGCGATTACCTACGAAATACGGAGATTTTTCAATCCATGTTTATGAGTCAATCATCGATGGGACCCAGCATTTTGCATTAGTTAAAGGAGATATCCATGAACAAGAAGCTGTTCCAGTGCGTGTGCATTCGGAATGTCTGACTGGGGATATTCTGGGGTCTTGTCGCTGTGATTGTGGAGCACAGCTAGATATGGCGATGCGGTACATAGCAGAAGAGGGGCTGGGAGTTATTGTGTATCTTCGAGGCCAAGAGGGGCGCGGTATCGGTTTTGGACATAAGATCCGCGCATATGCGCTTCAAGATTTAGGTTATGATACTGTTGATGCGAATCTTCAATTAGGGTTCCCTATAGATGCTCGTGAATATGGCATGGCTGCTCAGGTTCTTAAAGACCTTCAGTTGACAAGCGTGAGACTGATCACCCATAATCCAAGAAAATTTTTTGAGTTACAGCGGTTAGGAATACACGTTCTTGACCGAATTATTTTGCCCGTCAGTATTTCTACCGAAAATGAGGGGTATTTGCGAACAAAAAAGGAACGCATGGGGCATTGGTTAGATCTGCCCGTTCTGGATGATGTGGAGGAAGAGTATGAAACCGTTGAAAGGATGTCCTGTCGCTAA
- a CDS encoding VIT1/CCC1 transporter family protein: MASEYEHFGNLSPEDHVKEVQDLHKVCKGEPHQTKKGYWYHLTCDAIDCGVFLFFIRTIFFLVPAIPVTSYGKILFATGISWIFYTSCKRAQAAWAYIELTHRNMLQEKKEIETNPEQERIELAVLYANQGFQEPLISQMLDFVCSDSSLLLSTMLREELHIQLEDYPHPLKQGNVKALGGILGLLLFAPITLAVSYTIAAILASFMIGVLFAVKTRLIKNAIAPAIVWGVGMFITAISLCCSLIRLF, encoded by the coding sequence ATGGCATCAGAATACGAGCACTTCGGTAACTTATCTCCGGAGGATCATGTCAAAGAAGTTCAAGATTTGCATAAAGTCTGCAAAGGAGAGCCTCATCAGACAAAAAAAGGTTATTGGTATCACCTGACTTGTGATGCTATTGATTGTGGTGTTTTTCTATTTTTTATTCGCACCATCTTCTTTCTAGTCCCTGCAATCCCAGTAACCTCTTATGGAAAAATCCTATTCGCAACTGGGATCAGTTGGATTTTTTATACCAGCTGTAAGCGAGCTCAAGCAGCATGGGCCTACATAGAACTGACGCATAGAAATATGTTACAGGAAAAGAAAGAGATCGAGACAAACCCAGAACAAGAACGTATAGAATTAGCGGTGCTTTATGCAAATCAAGGATTTCAGGAGCCGCTGATCTCACAAATGCTCGATTTTGTGTGTTCCGACTCCTCTCTTCTCTTAAGTACGATGCTCCGAGAAGAGTTGCATATTCAATTGGAAGATTATCCTCATCCCCTCAAGCAAGGAAACGTTAAAGCGCTTGGCGGGATTCTTGGATTACTCCTATTTGCCCCAATTACACTTGCTGTAAGCTATACAATCGCAGCGATTTTAGCTTCCTTCATGATAGGCGTTTTATTCGCTGTGAAAACGCGCCTGATAAAAAACGCGATCGCCCCTGCCATTGTCTGGGGAGTAGGGATGTTTATTACTGCAATTAGCCTCTGCTGCTCTTTGATCCGATTATTTTAG
- a CDS encoding cation-translocating P-type ATPase, with product MSPQLFSSPFSRELLSYFFESGMAEENSPLLSQKNRRLSQNLTLKSAYISLALYLGSLLSHWIGYQALSSLLLILTFFLAGTPALIKSFEDILDRTVNIDILMTSAAFGSIFIGGALEGALLLVLFAISESLGAMVSGKAKSTLASLKHLAPTVAWVVQQDGSLQKVLVQNVKVGEIIRVKSGEVVPLDGKIIQGASSINLMHLTGEKIPKSCGIGDTIPAGAHNLEGSFDLQVLRIGAESTIAHIINLVVQAQSSKPKLQQRLDRYSSTYALTIFAISACIAIGGSLFTTLPFLGPDSAFYRALAFLIAASPCALIIAIPIAYLSAINACAKHGVLLKGGVVLDRLVSCNSVVMDKTGTLTTGDLTCSGCEDFGPESPLFYSCVLAMEQSSSHPIAQAIVNYLTEKQVRSLPATQCTTIPGEGVSGEFNGEQAFVGRVSTALRYVPEEYREQLRERAQQAQERGDTCSIACLGKRVSLFYFRDVPRHDAADIVSYLKKNGYPVCMLTGDHRISAENTARLLGIDEVFYDLTPDNKLSKIQELAKSRQIMMIGDGINDAPALAQATVGIAMGEAGSATAIEAADVVLLNQGLSSLPWLIDKAKKTRRIVSQNLALALAIILFISGPASMGVIPLWLAVILHEGSTVIVGLNALRLLKNT from the coding sequence ATGTCTCCGCAACTTTTTTCCTCTCCATTTTCTCGAGAATTACTCAGCTATTTTTTTGAATCAGGGATGGCGGAAGAGAATAGCCCTCTGCTCTCTCAAAAAAACCGTCGTTTAAGCCAAAATTTAACCTTAAAATCTGCCTATATCTCCTTGGCTTTATACTTAGGATCGCTTCTTTCTCATTGGATAGGATATCAGGCTCTCTCCTCTTTACTTCTCATTCTTACTTTTTTCTTAGCGGGAACTCCCGCTCTCATTAAATCCTTTGAAGATATTCTGGATAGAACCGTAAACATTGATATTCTCATGACATCGGCAGCCTTTGGTTCTATCTTCATTGGAGGGGCTTTGGAAGGAGCTTTGCTCTTGGTCCTCTTTGCCATCTCAGAATCCTTAGGAGCGATGGTCTCCGGAAAGGCTAAAAGTACTCTCGCTTCCTTAAAACATTTAGCACCCACTGTAGCTTGGGTCGTTCAGCAAGACGGATCCCTGCAAAAAGTTTTAGTGCAAAACGTCAAAGTTGGAGAAATTATCCGAGTAAAAAGCGGAGAGGTTGTTCCTTTAGATGGGAAAATTATTCAAGGAGCCTCTTCTATTAATCTCATGCATCTAACTGGAGAAAAGATCCCTAAATCTTGTGGCATTGGGGATACTATTCCTGCAGGGGCTCATAACTTAGAAGGGAGCTTTGATCTCCAGGTCCTCCGCATCGGTGCAGAATCCACGATTGCTCATATCATCAATCTGGTTGTTCAAGCGCAAAGCTCCAAACCTAAATTACAACAACGTTTGGACCGCTATTCATCAACATATGCTCTAACCATCTTCGCTATCTCAGCATGTATAGCTATAGGAGGCTCTCTATTCACAACACTGCCTTTCCTCGGACCAGACAGTGCCTTTTACCGCGCTCTAGCATTTTTAATTGCAGCTTCTCCCTGTGCTCTTATCATAGCTATTCCAATTGCTTATCTTAGCGCTATTAATGCTTGTGCTAAACATGGTGTCTTGCTTAAGGGCGGCGTAGTCTTAGATCGTCTAGTCTCCTGCAATTCTGTAGTTATGGATAAGACGGGAACGCTTACTACAGGAGATTTAACCTGTTCAGGATGCGAAGATTTTGGTCCAGAATCGCCTCTGTTTTATTCTTGCGTATTGGCTATGGAGCAGTCGTCCTCTCATCCTATTGCTCAAGCCATTGTCAACTACCTCACTGAGAAGCAAGTTCGGTCGCTACCAGCGACACAATGCACAACGATACCAGGAGAGGGCGTAAGCGGAGAATTTAACGGAGAACAAGCCTTTGTAGGGCGCGTCTCGACGGCGCTACGTTACGTTCCTGAAGAATACCGTGAACAGCTTCGCGAACGCGCTCAGCAAGCTCAAGAACGCGGCGACACATGTTCTATAGCTTGCTTAGGCAAACGTGTTTCCCTTTTCTATTTCCGGGATGTCCCACGCCACGATGCTGCAGATATCGTATCCTATTTGAAAAAGAATGGGTATCCTGTATGTATGCTCACAGGAGACCATCGTATCAGCGCCGAAAATACAGCTCGACTTCTGGGTATCGATGAAGTGTTCTACGACCTGACTCCTGATAACAAGCTCTCGAAAATTCAAGAACTTGCTAAATCACGGCAGATCATGATGATAGGAGATGGCATCAATGACGCTCCCGCTTTGGCTCAGGCTACTGTAGGAATCGCCATGGGGGAAGCTGGAAGCGCAACAGCAATAGAAGCCGCGGATGTGGTGCTTTTAAACCAAGGGCTTTCTTCTCTCCCTTGGCTTATTGATAAAGCAAAGAAAACTCGTCGGATTGTTTCGCAAAATCTTGCTTTAGCTCTAGCAATTATTTTATTTATTTCAGGACCAGCATCGATGGGAGTGATCCCCCTATGGCTTGCTGTGATTTTGCATGAAGGGAGCACCGTGATCGTGGGACTTAACGCTCTTCGCCTTTTAAAAAACACATGA
- a CDS encoding alanine/glycine:cation symporter family protein translates to MLQFLKQINHFLTSFCVFPLILCLGGILTWKLRGLQFTSLGMSFRLMLNNQQEQAGAEGEGVSRYEAVAGMLAGNFGTGNIAGVAIAVASGGPGALLWIWIVTLFAVIVQYAGAFLGCKYRQFQKESQEYIGGPIACLGYKMGSRFLAVAFCVASLITAFSAGNLVQVNSIISLCADGVSAKIAVGILLALSVYPVLAGGNTRVLRFSAKAIPFVAGFYFLFSVIVLAMHCDKILPALQLVFSSALGVKAGIAGVGGYTLGQVISTGLNRAIMATDGGSGMVSILQSNSKSTNPVTDGLVTLLPPVIVAVVCSITMMVLLVTGAYDSGELGVLMVMNAFKSSLGMLGGSVVLISMILFGYTTALSWFACAEKSLEYMIPGKRANLLLKAIYIAIIPMGGVLGMQFIWALSDLGFCGMVIFNSISLIALFREVIATRYEVALLRKEAQAQSDPLRQ, encoded by the coding sequence ATGTTACAGTTTTTAAAGCAAATCAATCACTTTTTAACTTCTTTTTGTGTATTCCCCTTGATTCTTTGTTTGGGAGGGATACTAACTTGGAAATTACGAGGGCTACAGTTTACTTCTTTAGGAATGAGCTTTCGCTTGATGCTGAATAATCAACAGGAACAAGCTGGTGCAGAAGGAGAGGGGGTCTCGCGCTATGAAGCTGTAGCGGGTATGTTAGCAGGGAACTTTGGTACAGGGAATATTGCAGGGGTGGCGATTGCTGTCGCTAGTGGAGGCCCTGGGGCATTACTTTGGATATGGATCGTCACTCTTTTTGCTGTAATAGTCCAGTATGCAGGCGCTTTCCTTGGATGTAAGTACCGCCAGTTCCAAAAGGAATCCCAGGAGTATATCGGAGGACCGATAGCTTGCCTAGGATATAAAATGGGCAGCCGATTCTTGGCTGTTGCCTTTTGTGTCGCTAGCTTGATCACAGCATTTTCTGCAGGGAATTTAGTTCAGGTTAACAGCATTATCTCTCTTTGTGCTGATGGGGTCTCAGCGAAGATCGCAGTAGGGATACTGCTCGCGCTCTCTGTTTACCCTGTTTTAGCTGGCGGAAATACTCGAGTTCTCCGCTTCTCTGCTAAAGCGATTCCTTTCGTAGCAGGATTCTATTTCCTTTTCTCCGTTATAGTTTTGGCTATGCATTGTGATAAAATTCTTCCTGCTTTGCAGCTCGTTTTCTCTTCTGCTTTAGGTGTCAAGGCTGGGATAGCCGGGGTTGGGGGCTATACATTAGGACAGGTAATCTCTACAGGATTAAATCGTGCTATTATGGCTACAGACGGTGGAAGCGGAATGGTTTCTATTCTGCAATCTAATTCTAAAAGTACGAATCCTGTGACAGACGGATTAGTCACTCTCTTACCTCCCGTTATCGTTGCGGTCGTATGCTCTATTACGATGATGGTGCTTCTTGTGACAGGAGCCTATGATTCTGGAGAGTTAGGGGTTTTGATGGTTATGAATGCTTTCAAATCTTCGTTAGGCATGTTGGGCGGAAGTGTTGTTCTTATATCCATGATCTTGTTTGGGTATACTACAGCTCTGTCATGGTTTGCTTGCGCAGAAAAAAGTTTAGAATATATGATCCCAGGGAAGCGCGCTAACCTATTGTTGAAGGCTATTTATATCGCGATAATCCCCATGGGTGGTGTCTTAGGAATGCAGTTTATCTGGGCGCTATCCGATCTAGGTTTTTGCGGGATGGTTATTTTTAATTCCATCAGTTTGATCGCCTTGTTTAGAGAAGTAATTGCCACTCGGTATGAGGTAGCCCTTCTCCGTAAAGAAGCGCAAGCCCAGTCTGATCCACTACGACAGTAG
- a CDS encoding biotin--[acetyl-CoA-carboxylase] ligase, whose protein sequence is MKEIYYEIARTESTNTTAKEGLSLWDPYALTVITTREQTAGRGKFGRVWHSTDQDLLASFCFFLSVNNVDSALLFRIGTEAVMRLGESLGIQEAVMKWPNDVLVQGKKLSGVLCETIPVKTGTCVIIGIGVNGNVGADELLGIDQPATSLQELIGRPVDMEEQLKRLTKEIKHLIQTLPLWGRE, encoded by the coding sequence ATGAAAGAAATCTATTATGAAATAGCACGTACGGAATCAACGAATACGACAGCAAAAGAGGGGCTTTCTTTGTGGGATCCCTATGCTCTCACAGTGATCACGACCAGAGAACAAACGGCGGGAAGAGGGAAATTTGGAAGGGTCTGGCACTCCACAGATCAAGATCTTTTGGCTTCGTTTTGTTTCTTTTTAAGTGTGAATAATGTGGACAGTGCTTTGTTATTTCGTATAGGGACAGAAGCCGTGATGCGTCTCGGGGAATCGTTAGGCATTCAAGAAGCTGTCATGAAATGGCCTAACGACGTGTTAGTTCAGGGGAAAAAACTTTCAGGAGTGTTGTGTGAGACCATCCCTGTTAAGACTGGAACGTGTGTCATTATTGGTATCGGTGTGAATGGTAATGTGGGTGCTGATGAATTGCTAGGTATTGATCAGCCTGCAACGTCTCTCCAGGAATTGATAGGGAGGCCTGTAGATATGGAAGAACAGCTTAAGCGGCTCACGAAAGAAATCAAGCATCTTATCCAGACGCTACCGTTATGGGGGCGAGAATAA
- a CDS encoding lipoprotein yields MKKFIYKYSFGALLLLSGLSGLSSCCANSYGSTLAKNTAEIKEESVTLREKPDAGCKKKSSCYLRKFFSRKKPKEKTEPVLPNFKSYADPMTDSERKDLSFVVSAAADKSSIALAMAQGEIKGALSRIREIHPLALLQALAEDPALIAGMKKMQGRDWVWNIFITELSKVFSQAASLGAFSVADVAAFASTLGLDSGTVTSIVDGERWAELIDVVIQNPAI; encoded by the coding sequence ATGAAAAAGTTTATCTATAAGTATAGCTTTGGAGCTCTCTTGTTGCTCTCCGGGCTCTCCGGATTGAGCAGCTGTTGCGCCAACTCTTATGGATCGACTCTTGCAAAAAATACAGCCGAGATAAAAGAAGAATCTGTTACACTTCGCGAGAAGCCGGATGCCGGCTGTAAAAAGAAATCTTCTTGTTACTTGAGAAAATTTTTCTCGCGCAAGAAACCTAAAGAGAAGACAGAGCCTGTGTTGCCGAACTTTAAGTCTTACGCAGATCCAATGACAGATTCCGAAAGAAAAGACCTTTCTTTCGTAGTATCTGCTGCTGCTGATAAGTCTTCTATTGCTTTGGCTATGGCTCAGGGGGAAATTAAAGGCGCATTATCGCGTATTAGAGAGATCCATCCTCTTGCATTGTTACAAGCTCTTGCAGAAGATCCTGCTTTAATTGCTGGAATGAAAAAGATGCAAGGACGGGATTGGGTCTGGAATATCTTTATCACAGAATTAAGCAAAGTTTTTTCTCAAGCAGCATCTTTAGGGGCTTTCAGCGTTGCAGACGTTGCCGCGTTCGCGTCGACCTTAGGATTAGACTCGGGGACCGTTACCTCAATTGTTGATGGGGAAAGGTGGGCTGAGCTGATCGATGTCGTGATTCAGAACCCTGCTATATAA
- the ribH gene encoding 6,7-dimethyl-8-ribityllumazine synthase: MKPLKGCPVAKDVRVAIVGSCFNSPIADRLVAGAQETFFDFGGDPSSLTIVRVPGAFEIPCAIKKLLSTSGQFHAVVACGVLIQGETSHYEHIADSVAAGVSRLSLDFCLPITFSVITAPNMEAAWERAGIKGPNLGASGMKTALEMASLFSLIGKE; the protein is encoded by the coding sequence ATGAAACCGTTGAAAGGATGTCCTGTCGCTAAGGATGTGCGTGTAGCTATTGTTGGGTCATGTTTCAATTCTCCTATCGCTGATAGGCTTGTTGCTGGGGCGCAAGAAACCTTTTTCGATTTCGGAGGAGATCCTTCTTCTTTAACAATTGTCCGAGTCCCTGGGGCGTTTGAGATTCCTTGTGCGATTAAGAAATTACTTTCCACCTCAGGACAGTTTCATGCTGTGGTTGCTTGCGGAGTGTTGATTCAGGGCGAGACATCGCATTATGAACATATAGCAGATAGTGTGGCTGCAGGTGTTAGTCGCCTATCCTTAGACTTCTGTCTTCCTATTACATTTTCCGTGATTACTGCTCCTAATATGGAAGCGGCTTGGGAGCGTGCGGGTATCAAAGGGCCCAATTTAGGCGCTTCAGGCATGAAAACAGCTTTAGAAATGGCATCATTATTCTCTCTGATAGGGAAGGAATAA
- the serS gene encoding serine--tRNA ligase, which produces MLDIRLIRKEPKECESRLQKKDPAISLERLLDLDKTVRQLKADSEALLAKRKVLSGQIHKAKVANENADALIQEVNTIADQLVAFETTLQEQEALLEDLMARLPNYPDEDVPVSPDKTGNQVIKGHGEVPTFPFPPKHHMQLNEALQILDFKLPAKTTGSGWPAYCNEGVLLEWALLTYLLNKQQAHGFQLWLPPLLVKRDILFGSGQIPKFDGQYYRVEDGDQSLFLIPTAEVVLNGFHSQEILNEQDLPLCYAAFTPCFRREAGAGGAHERGLVRVHQFHKVEMFAFTTPEQEEVVYQKMLHVVEEILSELQLPYQLSLLSTGDMSFTAKKTIDAEVWLPGQKAFYEVSSISKCGDFQARRSETRYRDAQGKLHFVNTLNGSGLATPRLLVAILENYQQADGSVVIPSVLRPYMNNQEILLPKTVR; this is translated from the coding sequence ATGTTAGATATACGATTAATACGCAAGGAACCAAAAGAGTGCGAAAGCCGTCTTCAAAAAAAAGATCCCGCTATTTCTTTAGAACGCCTCCTAGACTTGGATAAAACTGTGCGTCAGTTAAAGGCGGATTCAGAAGCTCTGCTTGCAAAGCGTAAGGTATTATCTGGTCAGATTCATAAAGCTAAAGTTGCTAACGAAAATGCTGACGCCTTGATTCAAGAAGTGAATACTATTGCAGATCAACTCGTTGCATTTGAAACAACTTTGCAAGAACAGGAAGCACTTCTAGAAGATCTCATGGCGAGACTGCCTAATTATCCAGATGAAGATGTTCCAGTTTCTCCTGATAAAACAGGAAACCAAGTGATTAAAGGCCACGGTGAGGTACCTACTTTTCCTTTCCCTCCCAAACACCATATGCAACTTAATGAAGCGTTGCAAATTTTAGACTTTAAACTCCCTGCCAAAACTACAGGGTCTGGCTGGCCGGCTTATTGTAATGAAGGAGTTCTTCTAGAATGGGCTCTGCTTACTTATCTTCTGAATAAACAGCAAGCACATGGCTTTCAATTGTGGCTCCCTCCCTTACTTGTTAAACGAGATATTCTCTTCGGTTCAGGACAAATTCCTAAGTTCGATGGACAGTATTACCGTGTTGAGGATGGAGATCAGTCTCTTTTCCTTATCCCGACAGCAGAAGTCGTCCTCAATGGATTCCATTCTCAAGAAATTCTAAATGAGCAAGATCTCCCTCTCTGTTATGCTGCATTTACTCCCTGCTTCCGCAGAGAGGCTGGCGCTGGAGGAGCTCACGAACGAGGACTTGTGCGAGTCCATCAGTTCCACAAAGTAGAAATGTTTGCTTTCACTACTCCGGAACAAGAAGAAGTTGTCTATCAAAAAATGCTTCATGTTGTGGAAGAAATTCTGTCTGAACTGCAACTCCCCTATCAGCTTTCCTTACTTTCCACAGGAGACATGTCATTCACTGCTAAGAAAACGATCGATGCAGAAGTGTGGCTCCCAGGACAAAAAGCGTTCTATGAAGTCTCCTCTATTTCTAAATGCGGAGATTTTCAAGCTCGACGATCCGAAACACGCTATCGAGATGCTCAAGGTAAATTGCACTTCGTTAACACTCTAAACGGCTCTGGATTGGCAACGCCAAGATTGTTGGTCGCTATTTTAGAAAATTATCAGCAAGCGGATGGCTCTGTCGTCATTCCTTCTGTTCTTCGCCCCTATATGAATAACCAAGAGATTCTCCTACCCAAAACGGTAAGATAA